The following are encoded together in the Ralstonia insidiosa genome:
- a CDS encoding acyl-CoA dehydrogenase C-terminal domain-containing protein, with translation MGQYTAPLRDMQFVLHELLGVEDHLKQMPQHAEIDADTINQVIEEAGKFCSEVIFPLNQSGDREGCTYHGDGVVTAPKGFKEAYQQYVEAGWPALGCDPEYGGQGLPILINNALYEMLNSANQAWTMYPGLSHGAYEALHAHGTDELKQRYLPKLVSGVWTGTMCLTEPHCGTDLGILRTKAEPLADGSYAITGTKIFISAGEHDLAENIIHLVLARLPDAPSGTKGISLFVVPKFIPDASGNPGERNTVACGAIEHKMGIHGNATCVINLDGAKGWMVGEPNKGLNAMFVMMNAARLGVGMQSLGLTEVAYQNSAAYAKERLQMRSLSGPKAPDKPADPIIVHPDVRRMLLTQRAFAEGGRAFSYWIALQIDRELSHEDESVRKDAADLVALLTPIAKAFLSDNAFISTNEGMQVFGGHGYIAEWGMEQYVRDARINMIYEGTNTVQSLDLLGRKILGDMGAKMKKFGKLVQDFVEAEGTNEAMQEFINPLADIGDKVQKLTMEIGMKAMANPDEVGAAAVPYLRVVGHLVFSYFWARMAKIALEKQDSGDTFYKVKLATARFYFAKLLPETASQIRMARAGGATLMALEADLF, from the coding sequence ATGGGTCAATACACCGCACCGCTGCGTGACATGCAGTTTGTTCTCCACGAGCTTCTCGGCGTGGAGGACCACCTGAAGCAGATGCCGCAGCACGCGGAGATCGATGCCGACACCATCAATCAGGTGATCGAAGAAGCCGGCAAGTTCTGCTCCGAAGTCATCTTCCCGCTCAACCAATCGGGCGACCGCGAAGGCTGCACGTACCACGGCGACGGTGTGGTGACCGCACCCAAAGGTTTCAAAGAGGCGTATCAGCAGTACGTCGAGGCCGGCTGGCCCGCACTGGGCTGCGATCCGGAATACGGCGGCCAGGGCTTGCCCATCCTGATCAACAACGCGTTGTACGAGATGCTGAACTCGGCCAACCAGGCCTGGACGATGTATCCCGGCCTGTCGCATGGCGCGTACGAAGCCCTGCATGCACACGGCACCGACGAGCTCAAGCAGCGCTATCTGCCGAAGCTGGTGTCGGGCGTGTGGACCGGCACGATGTGTCTGACCGAGCCGCACTGTGGCACCGACCTCGGCATCCTGCGCACCAAGGCCGAACCGCTGGCCGATGGCTCGTATGCCATCACCGGCACGAAGATCTTCATTTCGGCAGGCGAGCACGACCTGGCTGAAAACATCATCCACTTGGTGCTGGCACGTCTGCCTGACGCACCGAGCGGCACTAAGGGCATCTCGCTGTTTGTGGTGCCGAAGTTCATCCCCGATGCCAGCGGCAACCCGGGCGAGCGCAACACTGTGGCCTGCGGTGCCATCGAGCACAAGATGGGCATTCACGGTAACGCCACCTGCGTGATCAACCTGGATGGCGCGAAAGGCTGGATGGTCGGCGAACCGAACAAGGGCCTGAACGCCATGTTCGTGATGATGAACGCCGCCCGCCTGGGCGTCGGCATGCAGAGCCTGGGCCTGACCGAAGTCGCGTACCAGAACTCCGCTGCCTACGCCAAGGAACGCCTGCAGATGCGCAGCCTGTCGGGCCCGAAGGCACCGGACAAGCCGGCTGACCCGATCATCGTGCACCCGGACGTGCGCCGCATGCTGCTGACCCAGCGCGCCTTTGCCGAAGGTGGCCGCGCATTCAGCTACTGGATCGCTCTGCAGATCGACCGCGAGCTGTCGCACGAGGACGAATCCGTGCGCAAGGACGCCGCTGACCTCGTCGCACTGCTGACCCCGATCGCCAAGGCGTTCCTGAGCGACAACGCCTTCATCTCCACCAACGAAGGCATGCAAGTGTTTGGCGGCCACGGCTACATCGCCGAGTGGGGCATGGAGCAGTACGTGCGCGATGCCCGCATCAACATGATCTACGAAGGCACGAACACCGTGCAGTCGCTGGACCTGCTGGGCCGCAAGATCCTGGGCGACATGGGCGCTAAGATGAAGAAGTTCGGCAAGCTGGTGCAGGACTTTGTGGAAGCCGAAGGCACCAACGAAGCCATGCAGGAGTTCATCAACCCGCTGGCTGACATCGGTGACAAGGTCCAGAAGCTGACCATGGAAATCGGCATGAAGGCCATGGCCAACCCGGACGAAGTGGGCGCCGCTGCTGTGCCGTACCTGCGTGTGGTCGGCCACCTGGTGTTCTCGTACTTCTGGGCCCGCATGGCCAAGATCGCGCTGGAAAAGCAAGACAGCGGCGATACGTTCTACAAGGTCAAGCTGGCAACGGCGCGCTTCTACTTTGCCAAGCTGCTGCCCGAAACGGCTTCGCAGATCCGCATGGCCCGTGCCGGCGGTGCGACGCTGATGGCACTCGAAGCCGATCTGTTCTAA
- a CDS encoding 3-hydroxyacyl-CoA dehydrogenase/enoyl-CoA hydratase family protein yields the protein MTRTELSTSAQPQAGQRANFLVRRVAVLGAGVMGAQIAAHLINAKVPVTLFDLPAKEGPKSGIALKAIENLKKLSPAPLGIKDDANLIQAANYEDDIEKLRDCDLVIEAIAERMDWKHDLYKKVAPHIAPHAIFASNTSGLSITELSDGFDAELKSRFCGVHFFNPPRYMHLVELIPTAHTRGDILDKLETFLTSALGKGVVRAKDTPNFIANRVGIFSILAVFAESAKYGIPFDVVDDLTGSKLGRAKSATFRTADVVGLDTMAHVIKTMQDNLKDDPFAPVYATPPVLAKLVEAGALGQKTGTGFYKKEGKDIKVLDPQSGQYGPSGKKADELVVRILKKEPAERLKLLRESTNPQAQFLWAVFRDVFHYIAVYLEQIADSAAEVDLAIRWGFGWNSGPFEDWQEAGWKQVAEWVKEDIEAGKALSNAALPQWVFSGPVADNGGVHSAQGSWSANQNAFLSRSTLPVYGRQVFRAPIKGATTVNPLTYGKTIEETDAVRIWVDDAAGQDDVLIISFKSKMNTIGPSVIDGLTRAVDLAEAGYKGLVVWQPTSLKLGAPGGPFSAGANLEEAMPAFMMGGAKGIEPFVKKFQDGMMRVKYAGVPVVSAASGIALGGGCELMLHSAKRVAALETYMGLVEVGVGLVPAGGGLKEAALAAAKAAQAAGSTNILQFLTNRFQAAAMAKVSSSALDAQKIGYLQPTDTIVFNVHELLHVARNEVRALSDSGYRAPLRPVGIPVAGRSGIATIKASLVNMRDGGFISQHDFTIAARIAEAVCGGDVEAGALVDEEWLLALERKAFVDLLGSAKTQERIMGMLQTGKPVRN from the coding sequence ATGACCCGCACTGAACTCTCCACCAGCGCGCAGCCGCAGGCCGGCCAGCGAGCAAACTTTCTCGTCCGACGCGTCGCTGTGCTGGGCGCTGGCGTGATGGGCGCGCAGATTGCCGCGCACCTGATCAACGCCAAGGTTCCCGTCACGCTGTTCGATCTTCCTGCCAAGGAAGGCCCGAAGAGCGGCATCGCGCTCAAGGCGATTGAAAACCTGAAGAAGCTGTCGCCGGCGCCGCTGGGCATCAAGGACGACGCCAACCTGATCCAGGCCGCCAACTACGAAGACGACATCGAGAAACTGCGCGATTGCGACCTCGTGATCGAAGCCATTGCCGAGCGCATGGACTGGAAGCACGACCTGTACAAGAAGGTCGCGCCGCATATCGCACCGCATGCGATCTTCGCGTCGAATACGTCGGGCCTGTCGATCACCGAACTGTCGGATGGGTTTGACGCCGAGCTGAAGTCGCGTTTTTGCGGCGTGCACTTTTTCAACCCGCCGCGTTACATGCACCTGGTCGAGCTGATTCCGACCGCGCACACGCGTGGCGACATCCTCGACAAGCTGGAAACGTTCCTGACCTCCGCGCTCGGCAAGGGCGTGGTGCGCGCGAAGGACACGCCCAACTTTATCGCCAACCGCGTCGGCATCTTCTCGATCCTGGCGGTGTTTGCGGAATCGGCCAAGTACGGCATTCCGTTCGACGTGGTGGATGACCTGACGGGCTCGAAGCTGGGCCGCGCCAAGTCGGCGACGTTCCGCACGGCGGACGTGGTGGGCCTGGACACCATGGCGCACGTCATCAAGACGATGCAGGACAACCTGAAGGACGATCCGTTTGCCCCGGTCTACGCCACGCCGCCCGTGCTGGCCAAGCTGGTGGAAGCGGGTGCCCTGGGCCAGAAGACCGGCACCGGCTTCTACAAAAAGGAAGGCAAGGACATCAAGGTGCTGGACCCGCAAAGCGGCCAGTACGGCCCGAGCGGCAAGAAGGCCGATGAGCTGGTCGTTCGTATCCTGAAGAAGGAACCCGCCGAGCGTCTGAAGCTGCTGCGTGAATCGACCAACCCGCAAGCGCAGTTCCTGTGGGCCGTCTTCCGCGACGTGTTCCACTACATCGCTGTCTACCTGGAGCAGATTGCGGATTCGGCGGCGGAAGTCGACCTGGCCATCCGCTGGGGCTTCGGCTGGAACAGCGGCCCGTTCGAAGACTGGCAAGAAGCCGGCTGGAAGCAGGTGGCCGAGTGGGTGAAGGAAGACATCGAAGCTGGCAAGGCGCTGTCGAATGCAGCCCTGCCGCAGTGGGTGTTCTCCGGCCCGGTGGCGGACAACGGCGGCGTGCATTCGGCACAAGGTTCGTGGTCGGCCAATCAGAACGCTTTCCTGTCGCGCAGCACGCTGCCGGTGTACGGCCGCCAGGTGTTCCGCGCACCGATCAAGGGCGCGACCACCGTCAACCCGCTCACGTATGGCAAGACCATCGAAGAGACCGATGCCGTGCGCATCTGGGTGGACGATGCAGCAGGTCAGGACGATGTGCTGATCATCTCGTTCAAGAGCAAGATGAACACGATCGGACCGAGCGTTATCGACGGTCTGACGCGTGCGGTGGATCTGGCCGAAGCCGGTTATAAGGGTCTGGTGGTGTGGCAGCCGACGTCGCTCAAGCTGGGCGCGCCGGGTGGTCCCTTCTCCGCGGGTGCGAATCTGGAAGAGGCGATGCCGGCCTTCATGATGGGCGGTGCCAAAGGTATCGAGCCGTTCGTCAAGAAATTCCAGGACGGCATGATGCGCGTGAAGTACGCCGGCGTGCCGGTCGTTTCGGCTGCGTCGGGTATTGCACTGGGTGGCGGCTGCGAGCTGATGCTGCACTCGGCCAAGCGTGTGGCTGCGCTGGAAACCTACATGGGTCTGGTGGAAGTGGGCGTGGGCCTGGTGCCGGCGGGTGGTGGCCTGAAAGAAGCTGCGCTGGCCGCTGCCAAGGCTGCGCAGGCTGCTGGCAGCACGAACATCCTGCAATTCCTGACCAACCGCTTCCAGGCGGCGGCCATGGCCAAGGTGTCGTCTTCCGCGCTGGACGCGCAGAAGATCGGCTACCTGCAGCCGACCGACACCATTGTCTTCAACGTGCACGAACTGCTGCACGTGGCGCGCAACGAAGTGCGTGCGCTGTCCGATTCGGGCTATCGTGCGCCGCTGCGTCCGGTGGGCATTCCGGTGGCGGGCCGTTCGGGCATCGCCACCATCAAGGCGTCGTTGGTGAACATGCGTGACGGCGGCTTCATCTCGCAGCACGATTTCACGATCGCCGCGCGCATCGCCGAAGCCGTGTGCGGCGGCGATGTGGAAGCCGGTGCACTGGTGGACGAAGAATGGCTGCTGGCGCTGGAGCGCAAGGCCTTCGTCGATCTGCTCGGCAGCGCCAAGACTCAGGAACGCATCATGGGCATGCTGCAGACCGGCAAGCCGGTGCGTAACTAA